A stretch of the Sphingobacterium thalpophilum genome encodes the following:
- the recQ gene encoding DNA helicase RecQ: MEIEKSLFDNLQDFFGFDTFKGDQEAIITSILQKKDTFVIMPTGGGKSICYQLPALMSEGTAIVISPLIALMKNQVDQLRAFGGEDSIAHFLNSSLNKSEITRVKDDVLAGKTKLLYVAPESLAKQDNLEFLHQITVSFVAVDEAHCISEWGHDFRPEYRKIRQVINEVGQNIPIIALTATATPKVQSDIRKNLQMNDAVLFKSSFNRSNLYYEVRPKKDVVKEIVRFIKSKTGKTGIVYCLSRKKVEEISEVLNLNGIKALPYHAGLDAKTRAETQDKFLMEDVEVIVATIAFGMGIDKPDVRYVIHHDIPKSMEGYYQETGRAGRDGGEGHCLAFYSEKDVEKLTKFMKDKPVAEREIGTQILKEVIDYSESAVCRRKQILHYFGENFDEQGCNNMCDNCRSEKEYFDAEESLKDVLGFIKEQGEKFDDHHVINVMVGQNNQPVSSYKHDEHRLFGSGKDKGSLYWKSLLRQAVLDNFIEKDIDHYGLLKLTDIGRRYLDNPYALKFVLNRPIDGGEQHNSEESGPGTGALDSTLLGMLKDLRKKIAKSKSLPPFVIFQDPSLEEMCIHYPVSIDELKQIQGVGNGKAIKFGAPFIALIKDYVEENEIDRPVDLVIKSTANKSALKVAIIQNIDRKIALDDIAAAKGITYEEILKEIETIVNAGTKININYFIDEIIDEDRQDEVYDYFKTAETDSINDALKELGGDDYTYEDLQLMRIKFLSELGN, translated from the coding sequence ATGGAAATAGAAAAATCACTTTTCGACAATTTACAGGATTTTTTTGGTTTTGATACTTTTAAAGGAGATCAAGAGGCTATAATAACCAGTATTCTTCAGAAGAAAGATACGTTTGTAATCATGCCCACAGGAGGTGGAAAATCAATTTGTTATCAGTTGCCTGCACTCATGAGTGAGGGAACAGCAATTGTCATTTCTCCGCTGATTGCTTTAATGAAAAACCAGGTGGATCAGCTTCGTGCATTCGGTGGCGAAGATAGTATCGCTCATTTTTTGAACTCTTCATTGAATAAGAGCGAAATTACACGTGTTAAGGACGATGTGCTGGCTGGAAAGACCAAGTTGCTCTATGTTGCTCCCGAGTCCCTGGCGAAGCAGGATAATCTGGAGTTTTTGCATCAGATCACAGTGTCTTTTGTAGCGGTGGATGAAGCGCATTGTATTTCAGAATGGGGCCATGATTTTAGACCCGAATACCGTAAGATACGGCAGGTGATCAATGAGGTTGGACAGAATATTCCCATTATCGCATTGACGGCGACGGCCACCCCCAAAGTACAGTCAGACATCCGTAAAAATTTGCAGATGAACGATGCTGTACTGTTTAAATCGTCTTTTAACCGGAGCAATTTATACTATGAGGTGCGTCCGAAAAAGGATGTGGTCAAGGAGATTGTGCGGTTTATTAAATCAAAGACGGGCAAGACGGGGATCGTATATTGCCTGAGCCGCAAAAAAGTAGAAGAAATTAGCGAAGTACTCAACCTAAATGGTATAAAAGCTTTACCTTACCATGCAGGGCTTGACGCCAAAACCAGGGCGGAGACTCAGGACAAATTCCTGATGGAAGATGTGGAAGTGATTGTGGCGACGATTGCTTTCGGTATGGGTATTGATAAACCGGATGTCCGCTATGTCATCCATCACGATATCCCCAAATCCATGGAAGGATATTACCAGGAAACGGGTCGGGCTGGGCGCGACGGGGGTGAAGGGCATTGTCTGGCGTTCTATTCGGAAAAGGACGTGGAAAAGCTCACGAAGTTTATGAAGGACAAGCCTGTAGCCGAACGCGAGATCGGGACACAGATACTAAAAGAAGTCATCGATTATTCCGAATCTGCAGTCTGCCGCCGAAAACAGATTCTTCACTATTTCGGTGAAAATTTTGATGAGCAGGGCTGCAATAATATGTGTGATAACTGCCGTTCGGAGAAAGAGTATTTTGACGCGGAGGAGTCCTTAAAGGATGTTCTGGGCTTTATCAAGGAGCAGGGAGAAAAATTTGATGACCATCATGTCATTAACGTTATGGTCGGTCAGAATAACCAGCCGGTATCTTCATATAAACATGATGAACACCGTTTATTCGGCTCTGGTAAAGATAAAGGCTCGTTATATTGGAAGTCGTTGCTGCGCCAGGCGGTTTTGGACAATTTTATCGAAAAAGATATTGACCACTACGGTCTATTGAAGCTGACAGATATCGGCCGTCGGTACTTGGATAATCCTTATGCGTTGAAGTTTGTGTTAAACCGTCCGATTGACGGAGGAGAGCAGCATAATAGCGAGGAGTCTGGGCCCGGAACGGGAGCGCTGGACTCTACATTATTGGGAATGCTGAAGGATCTGCGCAAGAAAATTGCAAAAAGTAAGTCTTTGCCCCCGTTTGTTATTTTTCAGGATCCTTCTTTGGAGGAAATGTGTATACATTATCCGGTCAGTATCGATGAACTAAAACAGATCCAGGGCGTGGGAAATGGTAAGGCCATCAAATTCGGTGCGCCATTTATCGCTTTGATCAAAGATTACGTCGAGGAAAATGAAATCGACCGGCCTGTGGATCTTGTCATCAAAAGTACAGCGAATAAATCCGCACTGAAAGTTGCGATTATTCAAAATATAGACCGCAAAATCGCGTTGGATGATATCGCTGCGGCCAAGGGAATCACTTATGAAGAAATTCTGAAGGAGATTGAAACCATCGTGAATGCGGGTACGAAAATCAATATCAACTATTTTATTGATGAGATTATTGATGAAGATCGGCAGGATGAAGTTTATGATTATTTTAAGACTGCTGAGACCGACTCAATCAACGATGCACTTAAAGAGCTTGGGGGCGACGACTATACTTATGAAGATCTCCAGCTGATGCGTATCAAATTTTTATCCGAACTGGGCAACTAA
- a CDS encoding KpsF/GutQ family sugar-phosphate isomerase has product MKNNYEIKNIAVQAIQEEAKAVAALTQYIDDDFVTIVNSILQLRGRVVVTGIGKSAIIAQKIVATLNSTGTPSIFMHAADAIHGDLGIIQQNDLIIAISKSGNTPEIKVLVPFLKQTKNVLIAMVGNTGSFLAKNADYVLNTTVEKEACPNNLAPTSSTTAQLAMGDALAVALQECRDFTDRDFAKYHPGGALGKKLYLRVGDLSDQNGKPSVQMEASVRDIIITITHFRLGAVAVLAGEQIQGIITDGDIRRMLEKHTDLASITAADIMGRSPKIIDKKELAANALHIMRENNITQLLVSDHGQYDGVIHIQDLLKEGII; this is encoded by the coding sequence GTGAAAAACAACTACGAAATAAAAAATATAGCTGTTCAGGCTATCCAGGAAGAGGCTAAGGCAGTAGCTGCTCTGACCCAATATATTGATGATGATTTTGTTACCATAGTCAACAGTATCCTCCAGCTCCGGGGACGCGTTGTCGTAACCGGAATAGGAAAAAGCGCTATTATCGCGCAGAAAATTGTCGCGACACTCAATTCTACCGGAACGCCATCGATCTTTATGCATGCCGCAGATGCGATCCATGGCGACCTGGGCATTATACAGCAGAATGATCTCATTATTGCGATATCAAAAAGTGGCAACACTCCTGAAATCAAAGTGCTTGTCCCCTTTTTGAAACAGACCAAAAATGTGCTGATTGCAATGGTCGGAAACACCGGGTCATTCCTAGCGAAAAATGCGGACTATGTACTGAATACGACCGTCGAAAAAGAAGCCTGCCCCAACAATCTTGCGCCAACTTCAAGCACCACGGCTCAGCTGGCCATGGGCGATGCGCTGGCAGTAGCCTTACAGGAATGCCGTGATTTTACGGACAGAGACTTTGCAAAATACCATCCGGGCGGCGCACTGGGTAAAAAACTATATCTTAGAGTCGGCGACCTCTCCGATCAAAACGGCAAACCTAGCGTGCAGATGGAAGCCAGCGTCAGGGATATCATCATTACCATCACACACTTCCGGCTCGGTGCAGTGGCCGTCTTAGCGGGCGAACAGATTCAGGGCATCATCACCGACGGCGACATCCGCCGCATGCTCGAAAAGCATACGGATCTGGCCAGTATCACGGCGGCTGACATTATGGGACGGTCCCCGAAAATTATTGACAAGAAAGAACTCGCAGCAAATGCCCTTCACATTATGCGGGAAAACAATATTACGCAACTCCTGGTCTCAGACCATGGTCAGTATGACGGTGTCATCCATATTCAGGATCTGCTCAAGGAAGGCATAATCTAA
- a CDS encoding DUF1573 domain-containing protein, with translation MKKYIAILAVIISFIGFTSMQAGQGEFKFEKETHDFGKIPAGTPVSYNFKFTNTGSEPIIISNVVPTCGCSVAEFTKTPIKPGDTGIIKVTYNAAAKAPFTKSFTVQSNTKTPVKTLYIKGIVE, from the coding sequence ATGAAAAAGTATATCGCAATATTAGCAGTCATCATTTCCTTTATCGGTTTCACCTCGATGCAGGCAGGCCAAGGGGAATTCAAGTTTGAGAAAGAAACACATGATTTCGGCAAAATCCCCGCCGGGACTCCTGTATCCTATAATTTTAAATTTACGAATACGGGCAGTGAGCCCATTATCATTTCGAATGTAGTGCCCACATGTGGCTGTTCAGTTGCCGAATTTACCAAAACCCCGATCAAACCGGGAGATACGGGTATCATCAAAGTAACATATAATGCTGCGGCCAAGGCACCCTTCACAAAGAGTTTTACCGTGCAGTCCAATACCAAAACGCCAGTAAAAACATTATACATTAAAGGTATTGTTGAATAA
- a CDS encoding pyridoxal phosphate-dependent aminotransferase, with amino-acid sequence MPVISEKGLNMPASPIRKLTPYADQAKRDGKKIYHLNIGQPDIQTPEIMLNALKNIDFKVWAYTASEGTASYRKKLAEYYNKLHYNIEPTDILVTNGGSEAITITMQACLNEGEEVIIPEPFYANYNGFACSSDIVIKPIMSYIENGFALPSIAEFEKVITEKTKAICICNPNNPTGYLYSREELEALRELCLKYDLYLFSDEAYREFCYDGREFISPMHLEGLENNVVIFDTVSKRYSACGARIGCLITKNKELYQTALKFAQARLSPSLEGQIAGEAAVDTPDSYFEAVSSEYTARRNTLVNGLNAIDGVYSPNPGGAFYVVAKLPIDDADKFCQWMLEEFSYDNETVMMAPATGFYSTAGAGRNEVRLAYVLNQDDLKKALVCLEKGLKAYPGRTN; translated from the coding sequence ATGCCAGTAATATCAGAAAAAGGGCTTAATATGCCTGCATCACCGATCAGAAAGCTGACACCTTATGCTGATCAAGCAAAAAGAGACGGCAAGAAGATCTATCATCTCAATATCGGACAACCGGATATTCAAACACCTGAAATTATGCTAAATGCTTTGAAGAATATTGATTTCAAAGTATGGGCGTATACAGCTTCTGAAGGAACAGCGTCCTATCGAAAAAAATTAGCAGAATATTACAACAAGCTTCATTACAATATCGAACCAACAGATATCCTGGTGACCAACGGTGGCTCAGAAGCGATAACCATCACTATGCAGGCTTGCCTCAACGAAGGCGAGGAAGTCATTATTCCTGAGCCTTTTTACGCAAATTATAACGGCTTTGCCTGCTCCTCCGACATTGTCATCAAACCGATCATGTCTTACATTGAAAATGGTTTCGCGTTGCCTTCTATCGCTGAATTCGAAAAGGTCATTACAGAAAAAACCAAAGCAATATGCATCTGTAACCCCAACAATCCGACAGGCTACCTATACTCGAGAGAAGAACTCGAGGCTCTACGGGAACTTTGTTTGAAATATGATCTTTATTTATTCTCAGATGAGGCTTACCGTGAGTTCTGTTACGATGGAAGGGAATTTATTTCACCAATGCATCTCGAAGGCCTTGAAAACAATGTTGTCATATTTGACACGGTATCAAAGCGCTATTCAGCATGTGGTGCGCGGATTGGATGTTTGATCACGAAAAATAAGGAACTCTATCAAACGGCGCTGAAATTTGCGCAGGCTCGTTTAAGTCCCTCGCTGGAAGGTCAGATCGCCGGAGAGGCAGCTGTAGACACACCTGACAGCTATTTTGAAGCGGTCTCCAGTGAATACACTGCCAGACGAAATACACTCGTAAATGGACTGAATGCCATAGATGGAGTATATTCCCCGAATCCGGGTGGCGCATTTTATGTTGTCGCAAAGCTTCCTATCGACGATGCGGACAAATTCTGCCAATGGATGCTGGAGGAGTTTTCATATGACAATGAAACCGTCATGATGGCTCCAGCTACCGGTTTTTACAGTACTGCTGGTGCAGGACGCAATGAGGTACGTCTAGCCTATGTGCTTAATCAAGATGATCTGAAAAAGGCGCTGGTCTGTCTTGAAAAAGGGTTGAAAGCCTATCCGGGAAGGACAAATTAG
- the cmk gene encoding (d)CMP kinase yields MGTRHNFIIAIDGFSSCGKSTLAKALAKKLKFAFIDSGAMYRAVTLYFLRHNIELNNQEAVESALQNIHIDFVPNAVRTEIHLNDEDVSEEIRQMYISDKVSEVSALKAVRKAMVAQQQKLGSRRNIIMDGRDIGTTVFPDADLKIFMTADPKVRAARRYLELTEKGEDVTLDEVVENLANRDHIDSTRAESPLRQAEDAIVLDNSNMTPQQQLQFVEQEYVKVKALRAAQD; encoded by the coding sequence ATGGGCACACGTCATAACTTCATCATTGCCATAGATGGTTTTTCCTCCTGTGGAAAGAGTACGCTGGCGAAGGCCCTGGCCAAAAAACTGAAATTTGCTTTTATTGACAGCGGAGCGATGTATCGGGCAGTTACACTGTATTTTCTAAGACACAACATTGAGCTGAATAATCAAGAAGCTGTCGAAAGCGCACTCCAGAATATACATATCGACTTTGTACCCAATGCTGTCCGGACCGAGATTCATCTCAATGACGAAGATGTCTCTGAAGAGATTAGGCAGATGTATATTTCGGATAAAGTGAGTGAGGTAAGTGCTCTCAAAGCTGTACGCAAGGCCATGGTGGCTCAGCAACAAAAACTTGGCAGCCGGAGAAATATCATCATGGATGGCCGCGACATCGGCACAACTGTCTTTCCGGATGCCGATCTGAAGATTTTTATGACAGCCGATCCAAAAGTCAGGGCTGCGAGACGATACTTGGAGTTAACAGAAAAAGGCGAGGACGTCACTTTGGATGAAGTAGTGGAGAACCTGGCCAACCGCGACCATATTGACAGCACACGGGCGGAAAGCCCTTTGCGTCAGGCAGAAGATGCGATTGTTTTGGACAACTCGAATATGACTCCCCAGCAGCAACTACAATTTGTCGAACAGGAATATGTGAAGGTAAAAGCCCTGCGTGCAGCGCAGGACTGA